A genomic stretch from Spirochaetota bacterium includes:
- a CDS encoding MotA/TolQ/ExbB proton channel family protein, with protein MRIRITKLIIINILIFFISFFFICMLPVYSQTKKIAPSQEIREIKGESQILDEESLQEDFQSTQKAEEDLMTEDKGENLFSTVTQGGPLMIFVVLLGIISITLIIERIIFFTRNKMWNPRQMEAYLTEMAEKSETLYHEDMEDELRSTFQIYANSMERGMALLSGIGNLSPIVGFLGTVIGMISAFAAIAAATSVNAKVVAVGIQIALVTTAGGLMIAAPALTFYYLFTHIIQNRYTRAEEIINRFCEKLPRLSEKLTKEEVADG; from the coding sequence ATGCGCATAAGAATCACAAAACTGATAATTATCAACATTTTAATATTCTTCATCTCATTCTTTTTTATTTGCATGTTACCCGTCTATTCTCAAACAAAAAAAATAGCACCATCACAGGAAATCAGAGAAATTAAAGGTGAGTCCCAAATCCTTGATGAAGAGTCTCTTCAAGAAGATTTTCAGTCTACTCAAAAGGCTGAAGAAGATTTGATGACCGAGGATAAAGGCGAGAATCTCTTTTCTACCGTCACACAGGGCGGACCTCTAATGATATTTGTTGTCCTTCTTGGAATTATTTCCATCACTCTTATTATAGAAAGAATAATATTTTTTACCAGAAACAAAATGTGGAATCCCAGACAAATGGAAGCGTATCTGACTGAAATGGCTGAAAAATCAGAAACCCTATATCATGAAGATATGGAGGATGAACTACGAAGTACCTTTCAAATATATGCGAATAGTATGGAGAGAGGGATGGCCCTTCTATCAGGTATTGGGAATCTATCTCCAATAGTAGGATTTCTCGGGACGGTTATTGGTATGATCAGCGCTTTTGCAGCTATCGCTGCTGCCACATCAGTTAATGCTAAGGTCGTAGCAGTTGGAATTCAGATTGCACTTGTAACAACTGCGGGCGGACTCATGATTGCAGCGCCTGCGCTAACCTTTTACTATCTTTTTACCCATATTATTCAGAATCGTTATACGCGTGCTGAAGAAATTATAAACAGATTCTGTGAAAAGCTTCCAAGGCTTTCAGAAAAGCTAACAAAAGAAGAAGTAGCGGATGGATAG
- a CDS encoding biopolymer transporter ExbD, with the protein MDRNNIILQLIRRHKKQKLLNEHKAFESTSIGDLAFLLLIFFIVTGSFVIRQGIFFSLPSRSAGSIKLEEKFIIEVYPLNNGFQYNGDILDREAFKKILIDHKKEAINIVIIILMQPDVKYDHLVDTLSLAKETGIKRVSLKNIGTE; encoded by the coding sequence ATGGATAGAAATAACATTATTCTACAATTAATTCGCAGGCACAAAAAGCAGAAGCTCCTAAACGAACATAAGGCATTTGAGTCTACCTCGATTGGTGATCTGGCATTTCTGCTTCTCATCTTTTTTATTGTAACCGGATCCTTTGTCATTCGACAGGGAATATTCTTTTCTCTGCCGTCACGTAGCGCGGGATCTATAAAGCTTGAGGAAAAATTTATAATCGAAGTGTATCCACTCAATAATGGTTTTCAATATAACGGAGACATCCTTGATCGCGAAGCATTCAAAAAAATACTAATTGATCACAAAAAAGAGGCTATAAACATAGTTATTATCATACTAATGCAGCCTGATGTAAAGTATGACCATCTTGTTGATACATTGAGCTTAGCTAAAGAAACTGGCATAAAGCGGGTTTCACTAAAAAATATTGGCACAGAATAA
- a CDS encoding biopolymer transporter ExbD encodes MADLALLLLVFFMASTTTEPPKGVEVELPHARTEGAEQDSLYISISKEGYFYFDGKAVTLEELSDNLAMRQGEKDHVIAITADKNLDYEVVSQVLLVLQEQDFLNVVFMSEPRTGVVAISRAALSR; translated from the coding sequence ATGGCGGATTTGGCGCTGCTTTTACTCGTCTTTTTTATGGCTTCAACAACTACCGAGCCCCCAAAGGGTGTTGAGGTGGAGCTACCTCATGCGCGAACAGAGGGAGCAGAGCAGGACAGCCTGTACATCAGTATATCAAAAGAAGGATATTTTTATTTTGATGGCAAGGCTGTAACACTTGAGGAATTGAGTGATAATCTCGCAATGCGACAGGGCGAAAAAGACCATGTCATAGCGATTACTGCAGATAAGAACCTTGACTACGAGGTAGTGTCACAGGTATTGCTGGTTCTTCAAGAACAGGATTTTCTAAATGTTGTTTTCATGTCTGAGCCGAGAACAGGCGTTGTCGCTATATCAAGAGCAGCGCTTTCTCGATAG
- a CDS encoding energy transducer TonB, which yields MIEETIQDNTGFLSRVKRLEEGHPYSFSFILALLFVSYLLFYTPSLEISEEDYTPTEHIQFIDITQIEARAPKRIVKKQFSIKEGDVSESAANIERAVGTSDDPNAVDIAFFPNIAPPKPIGKLKKLYPKIAKEMNIEAIINVELLIATNGKVRNVDILGIRLTKALPTKMHIKISSVFARDARKILLGAQFTPPIVNGKRVPIKMELPLRFRLE from the coding sequence GTGATTGAAGAAACCATTCAAGATAACACAGGCTTCCTTAGCAGAGTAAAAAGGTTGGAGGAGGGACATCCCTATTCCTTTTCGTTCATTTTGGCTCTACTGTTTGTCTCCTATCTACTCTTTTACACCCCTTCACTTGAAATTAGTGAAGAGGACTATACTCCCACTGAACATATACAATTTATTGATATTACCCAGATTGAAGCCAGAGCCCCGAAACGCATCGTTAAAAAACAGTTTTCAATTAAAGAAGGGGATGTGTCTGAGAGCGCCGCAAATATCGAACGCGCTGTAGGCACTTCAGATGACCCGAATGCAGTTGACATCGCATTTTTCCCGAATATCGCTCCACCAAAACCTATTGGAAAACTGAAAAAGCTGTATCCAAAGATTGCCAAGGAGATGAATATTGAAGCAATTATCAATGTTGAACTACTGATAGCTACGAACGGAAAAGTAAGGAACGTCGATATATTGGGAATAAGATTGACCAAGGCTCTCCCCACTAAAATGCACATAAAAATATCATCAGTATTTGCGCGAGATGCTCGGAAAATACTCCTTGGAGCTCAATTTACGCCTCCCATAGTAAACGGGAAAAGGGTGCCAATAAAGATGGAATTGCCACTGCGATTCAGGCTTGAATAA
- a CDS encoding TonB-dependent receptor, with amino-acid sequence MINYWGKIFTALCIVIIFSHIFIILTSSAYAQNEEDLTLRGKVYNSVTKKPPDFATVIIIEAKVKVQTDYDGSYEITVPEPGEYTVIVRSSGLKKLEIKITINRNMTRDFRLRPISIKGVALTITEERDIQKLSRQTLSARQLKEMPASFGDAINALASLPGIIRSGGFEGPLVIRGADVKTNNYFIDDIPIYHPLHYGGMHSVINNNIMSEIDLYASSFSAEFGSAIGAVININTVDDVKEFSGYADIALLSANFLIQTPILRDKEDDIFVASPTYEKEGSSDEKVGYFIASGRYGYFGLLMPIMMQNDDQEVAPEYWDYQAKCKYYINSSNSVTLLFMGNKDFLRFKQKKDPDPGSDPLLQKLEFKMDQMSHSQGIYYTFQPSKKIKNKLLAYSSLKQSYFYFNSENEGVADYFKDYNMTSNPYIFGLKDKTEFEWWENHATLRTAVEYTIYYFKAHGKSLMPRGYQDVVDPADPELFYSRGVIDERIVNHVIGGYAENKFTFARLTVQPGIRSDYLKRSDKATLDPRIMASYEFPTDTTISAAGGRYSYFFQTNPFIFDQMPELAEIGEELKPEKAIHRAVGIEQKIGLFTVSVEGFNNKFYDKPEAYPHTDSDGSYLQGLCTGKVKTYGTEIMLRKDRMENQDGLFGWLSYTYTHSRYKSGLPTQAGLYGIVDENGDYVNPVGDPYGDQWFNYYYEQRHSLKLIAGYVFGSHTVSGRFQFYSSFPYTPIIGSEQDTDYYNRTGLYRYVPITGKRNSAHFRSHHTLDIRYSYKIHHSWGYVNWYVEVINVYNNVAINEHKWDYRIPYSEDNPHNAGADPDDEMMVGIYPNFGVEVKF; translated from the coding sequence ATGATAAATTATTGGGGGAAAATATTCACTGCTTTATGTATTGTAATCATTTTTAGTCATATATTCATAATACTCACCTCTTCAGCATATGCACAAAATGAAGAAGACCTCACTCTTCGAGGTAAAGTATACAACAGTGTGACAAAAAAACCGCCTGATTTTGCAACCGTTATCATTATTGAAGCAAAGGTTAAAGTCCAAACTGACTATGATGGCTCTTACGAGATTACAGTTCCAGAACCTGGAGAATATACTGTCATTGTACGCTCCAGCGGATTGAAAAAACTCGAAATAAAAATAACCATAAATAGGAATATGACTCGAGATTTTCGTCTAAGACCCATTAGCATAAAAGGAGTAGCGCTAACTATTACTGAAGAAAGAGATATTCAGAAACTCTCCCGTCAAACCCTATCAGCCCGCCAATTAAAGGAGATGCCAGCATCTTTCGGTGACGCCATTAACGCCCTCGCTTCTCTCCCTGGAATTATTCGTTCAGGAGGATTTGAAGGGCCCCTTGTTATTAGAGGCGCAGATGTCAAGACAAACAATTATTTCATAGACGATATACCGATCTATCATCCTCTCCATTATGGCGGCATGCATTCGGTTATTAACAATAATATCATGAGCGAAATAGACCTCTATGCCTCATCGTTTTCGGCTGAATTCGGTTCTGCTATAGGTGCTGTCATTAATATTAACACAGTTGATGACGTTAAAGAATTCAGCGGATATGCCGACATAGCGCTTCTCAGTGCAAATTTTTTGATCCAGACACCGATACTGCGTGATAAAGAAGACGATATATTTGTTGCCTCACCAACATATGAAAAAGAGGGCAGCAGTGATGAGAAGGTGGGTTATTTCATTGCCTCTGGAAGATACGGCTACTTCGGGCTTCTTATGCCAATAATGATGCAGAATGATGATCAAGAAGTAGCGCCAGAATATTGGGATTACCAGGCAAAGTGCAAATACTATATAAACAGCTCAAATTCCGTGACACTACTTTTTATGGGAAACAAGGATTTTCTTAGATTCAAGCAGAAAAAAGATCCTGATCCAGGATCGGACCCTCTATTACAAAAGTTAGAGTTTAAAATGGATCAGATGTCGCACAGCCAGGGGATCTATTATACCTTTCAACCTTCAAAAAAAATCAAAAACAAACTGCTGGCTTACAGTTCGCTAAAACAGAGTTATTTCTATTTCAATTCAGAGAATGAAGGAGTGGCAGACTATTTTAAGGATTACAATATGACATCCAATCCTTATATTTTCGGATTGAAGGATAAGACGGAGTTCGAATGGTGGGAAAATCATGCCACACTGCGGACAGCCGTGGAATACACCATATATTATTTCAAGGCACACGGCAAATCGCTCATGCCTCGCGGTTATCAGGATGTTGTTGATCCGGCAGACCCTGAGTTGTTTTACTCCAGAGGAGTGATAGACGAAAGGATAGTAAACCACGTTATTGGAGGATATGCTGAAAACAAGTTCACTTTTGCCAGATTGACAGTGCAACCAGGCATTCGATCCGATTATCTCAAACGGTCAGATAAAGCTACACTTGACCCCAGGATCATGGCAAGTTACGAGTTCCCAACAGATACTACAATCTCTGCAGCAGGAGGGAGATACAGCTACTTCTTCCAGACAAATCCGTTTATATTCGATCAGATGCCAGAGCTTGCCGAGATCGGTGAAGAGTTGAAGCCTGAAAAGGCGATACACCGAGCAGTGGGGATTGAGCAGAAAATCGGTCTTTTCACTGTCAGTGTCGAAGGCTTTAACAATAAATTTTATGACAAACCAGAAGCTTATCCCCATACAGATTCTGATGGTTCCTATCTCCAAGGCCTCTGCACCGGCAAGGTCAAAACATATGGCACAGAAATCATGCTTCGTAAAGATAGAATGGAAAATCAAGATGGTCTATTCGGATGGCTAAGCTATACATATACTCACTCCAGATACAAATCAGGACTGCCGACTCAAGCTGGGCTCTATGGCATAGTTGATGAGAATGGCGACTACGTAAATCCAGTAGGAGATCCATATGGCGACCAGTGGTTCAACTATTATTATGAACAGCGGCATTCACTCAAACTGATAGCTGGCTATGTATTCGGTAGTCATACAGTCAGCGGGCGTTTTCAATTCTATTCTTCCTTCCCCTATACGCCCATCATCGGGTCAGAACAGGATACAGACTACTACAATAGGACTGGATTGTACAGGTATGTACCGATTACTGGAAAGAGAAATTCTGCTCATTTCCGGTCACATCACACGCTTGATATACGGTACAGCTACAAAATACATCATTCATGGGGTTATGTGAACTGGTATGTAGAGGTTATAAATGTTTATAACAATGTAGCAATTAATGAACATAAATGGGATTACAGAATCCCATATAGTGAAGATAATCCACATAATGCTGGAGCTGATCCTGATGATGAGATGATGGTCGGTATTTATCCGAACTTCGGTGTTGAGGTAAAATTCTAA
- a CDS encoding COR domain-containing protein: MTDLERIQTIEEILGYKLKQVEPEKIAQKDFYAPNPFDYSLSYLLSPKFPYKGSRSYCINRDDSIVGLALDYAPCFLLPQDILAGFRNITFLSLRSADISDVSFLKELKGLTGINLSNNSIKAFEPWLAEKGLDIRIDNGFSIACINLYGNPLESPPLDVVEQGNAAVRKYFIDIGEEGTDYIYEAKLLILGESGAGKTSLARKIIDINADLPKEEETTHGIDVDTWQFPYSIHDLGEKGITANIWDFGGQAIYKATHRFFLSHRSLYAIVADARKVNTDFYYWMHTVELFGEESPVLIVINEMEDRKRDLPYHNLRTRFDILQDKRGVNFKKPDNRLNDLIDKLKYEISHLQHIGDPIPANWKRIRDDIANTEETDKVITLKDYRKICRRHKLVDYKDQDIVCQYFHDLGVFLHFRDNDVLNHIIFLDKEWILDGAYKIIDDPELAEKKGRFTREDIEKIFDDEYTDYISEIIAMMKKFYLVYENDNFIIAPQMLPYDAPDYKWDSKENIQFNFVYESFMPAGILWQFIVEMKDEIKDELVWRYGVVLDFGDTLAEVIEVSESKLIQIRVRGKRREDIRAVIIRKIEVINRQFKKLKTQKLVPCVCSECKGSEKPHLFEYETLINAKAARQQISHLPCLKSFHNVDIDKLLSGIEFLEKEKSISEKEARIKKITIFLASSAELEKDRREFRIFISEPNKHLIKDNIFLELEIWEDFVDAMSKTRLQDEYNNAVRNSDIFVMLFFTKVGRFTLEEFETAFGQFKKTKKPLIYTYFKNAPFNTGDLKEQDTQSIFAFQKKLKELGHYQTVYKNIDDLKLQFDEQLKKVLPGL, translated from the coding sequence ATGACAGATTTAGAACGCATCCAAACTATCGAAGAAATCCTTGGTTACAAGTTAAAACAGGTGGAACCGGAAAAAATAGCGCAAAAAGATTTCTACGCGCCTAATCCTTTTGACTACTCTCTTTCATACCTCCTTTCTCCTAAATTTCCATATAAAGGCAGTCGCTCTTACTGTATCAACAGAGATGACAGTATAGTCGGATTGGCGCTGGATTATGCGCCATGTTTTCTTCTTCCGCAGGATATTCTAGCCGGATTTAGGAACATTACTTTTCTAAGCCTACGCTCTGCTGACATAAGCGATGTCTCTTTTCTAAAGGAACTCAAAGGGCTCACAGGGATTAATTTATCAAACAATAGTATCAAGGCCTTTGAACCCTGGCTTGCTGAAAAAGGATTGGATATCAGAATAGACAATGGATTTTCAATTGCATGTATTAACTTATACGGCAATCCTCTTGAAAGCCCACCGCTGGATGTTGTTGAGCAGGGCAATGCTGCTGTCAGAAAATACTTCATAGATATTGGGGAAGAAGGAACTGATTATATCTATGAAGCCAAACTGCTGATTCTAGGCGAATCTGGAGCCGGTAAAACCTCCCTTGCCCGTAAAATAATCGATATAAATGCTGATTTACCAAAAGAAGAAGAAACTACCCACGGGATAGACGTAGATACATGGCAATTCCCCTACTCTATCCATGACCTGGGGGAAAAGGGAATCACTGCTAATATCTGGGACTTTGGGGGTCAGGCTATTTATAAAGCCACCCACCGTTTCTTCTTGAGTCATCGTTCCCTTTACGCCATTGTGGCAGACGCTCGTAAAGTAAACACGGACTTTTACTACTGGATGCACACTGTGGAACTTTTTGGCGAAGAAAGCCCTGTGCTTATTGTCATTAATGAAATGGAGGACCGTAAACGCGACCTGCCGTATCATAATCTTCGCACTCGTTTTGACATTCTTCAGGATAAAAGGGGAGTCAATTTTAAAAAGCCGGATAATCGACTTAACGACCTCATCGACAAATTGAAATATGAAATAAGCCATTTACAGCATATTGGCGACCCTATTCCAGCCAATTGGAAAAGAATAAGAGACGATATAGCAAATACAGAAGAGACGGATAAAGTCATCACCTTGAAAGATTATCGGAAAATTTGCAGAAGACATAAGCTTGTGGATTACAAAGATCAGGACATAGTTTGCCAGTATTTCCACGATCTGGGCGTGTTTCTGCATTTTAGGGATAACGATGTATTAAACCACATCATCTTCTTAGACAAAGAATGGATTCTGGACGGCGCCTATAAGATCATTGATGATCCGGAATTAGCTGAAAAAAAGGGCAGGTTTACACGTGAAGATATCGAGAAAATCTTCGATGACGAGTATACCGACTATATTTCTGAAATCATTGCCATGATGAAGAAGTTCTATCTGGTTTATGAAAACGATAATTTCATTATTGCTCCGCAAATGCTTCCCTACGATGCTCCTGACTACAAATGGGATAGCAAAGAAAATATTCAATTCAATTTTGTGTACGAGAGCTTCATGCCTGCAGGTATTTTATGGCAGTTCATCGTAGAGATGAAAGATGAAATCAAAGATGAGTTGGTTTGGCGTTACGGTGTGGTGCTGGATTTTGGCGATACGCTGGCCGAAGTGATTGAAGTTAGCGAAAGCAAGCTGATACAAATTCGAGTAAGAGGAAAAAGAAGGGAAGATATAAGGGCTGTTATTATCCGCAAAATAGAGGTGATTAATAGGCAGTTCAAGAAGTTAAAAACACAAAAGCTGGTTCCCTGCGTTTGCAGCGAATGCAAAGGTTCCGAGAAGCCGCATTTATTTGAGTATGAAACCTTGATCAATGCGAAGGCTGCGCGTCAGCAAATAAGCCATCTGCCATGTCTAAAAAGTTTTCACAATGTGGATATAGACAAACTCCTATCTGGGATTGAGTTCCTGGAAAAGGAGAAGTCAATTTCAGAAAAAGAAGCGCGTATTAAAAAAATAACGATATTTCTGGCCTCATCCGCAGAGTTGGAGAAGGACCGAAGAGAATTTCGGATCTTCATCAGTGAACCAAACAAGCATTTGATCAAAGATAATATCTTTCTTGAATTGGAAATCTGGGAAGATTTTGTTGACGCCATGTCCAAAACTCGATTGCAGGATGAATATAACAATGCGGTGCGCAATTCTGATATCTTTGTCATGCTGTTTTTCACAAAGGTTGGCAGGTTTACTTTGGAGGAATTCGAAACAGCCTTTGGCCAGTTTAAGAAAACGAAAAAGCCTTTAATATATACCTATTTCAAAAACGCTCCTTTCAATACGGGGGACCTGAAGGAACAAGACACTCAAAGTATCTTTGCTTTCCAGAAAAAATTAAAAGAGCTTGGCCATTACCAGACTGTATATAAAAATATTGATGATCTTAAACTCCAGTTTGATGAGCAGTTGAAGAAAGTGCTGCCTGGGCTTTAG
- a CDS encoding alpha/beta hydrolase, giving the protein MLKKIIIGLLIIALIPIAIYFFFPSVLVDITMYAERSAAGLEVKSIQLDDHKVMYVEGGKGETLLFIHGYGQNKENWNRMAKYLTRDYHVVSLDLPGFGESSKIESMNYNITEQAKRLDAFCERVNLERFHIIGNSMGGSLAGCYALYAREKVLSLALFNTSGVPKAEKSELMKMLDEGGKNPFEIETRMDFDQFLKWVFVTVPPIPGPVKDYFIKQAKENREFLENIGEDLMDEKYAIDTSGLRKNKIKTLILWGDKDRLCHISGAYILHKEIPDSKLVILKDCGHAPMLERPEETAEHYVNFLIGKTNN; this is encoded by the coding sequence ATGCTTAAAAAGATAATAATTGGTCTTTTGATTATTGCATTGATCCCAATTGCAATTTATTTCTTTTTCCCAAGTGTTTTAGTTGATATTACTATGTATGCGGAAAGGAGTGCGGCAGGATTAGAGGTTAAATCCATTCAACTAGATGATCACAAAGTAATGTATGTAGAGGGAGGGAAGGGAGAAACCCTGCTCTTTATTCATGGATATGGGCAGAATAAAGAGAATTGGAATAGGATGGCAAAGTATTTAACTAGAGATTATCATGTGGTTTCCTTGGACCTGCCGGGTTTTGGTGAAAGCTCAAAGATTGAATCAATGAATTACAATATTACAGAGCAAGCTAAGAGATTGGATGCATTTTGTGAAAGGGTGAATTTGGAGAGATTCCATATTATTGGGAACTCGATGGGTGGATCACTCGCCGGTTGTTATGCATTATATGCCAGAGAAAAGGTGTTGAGCCTTGCCCTCTTTAACACAAGCGGTGTTCCAAAAGCAGAGAAAAGCGAACTCATGAAAATGTTAGATGAGGGTGGCAAGAATCCCTTTGAAATTGAAACAAGAATGGATTTTGATCAATTTCTGAAATGGGTCTTTGTCACAGTTCCGCCTATACCGGGACCTGTAAAGGATTATTTTATTAAACAGGCAAAAGAGAACAGAGAATTTCTTGAAAATATCGGCGAAGACCTTATGGATGAAAAATATGCCATTGATACATCTGGGCTTAGAAAGAATAAAATAAAAACTTTAATTTTATGGGGAGATAAAGATAGGCTCTGCCATATTTCAGGGGCCTATATTTTACATAAAGAGATTCCGGATTCGAAATTAGTGATACTAAAAGATTGTGGTCACGCTCCAATGCTTGAAAGGCCTGAGGAAACAGCAGAACATTATGTAAATTTTTTAATCGGAAAAACTAATAATTGA
- a CDS encoding response regulator, whose protein sequence is MGKADILVIEDNEMNLKLIRSVLELADYDVLSASDAEGGIQLARKQHPSLILMDIQLPDMDGLSATRVIKQDPELQDIPILALTAHAMEGDDVKALESGCVGYLTKPIDTRTFPDKIEKYIQKDNSKEQRKESANNYRKRILIVDDDPINLKLLAAMLPADKYEIIKANNGEEALEKVYEECPDLILLDIMMPGIDGYEVIRRLKKNSKTMYIPVILVTALGGAEDKAKGLEVGADEFLNKPVNTAELQTRVNSLLLLKEYQEQLSSRTQSEQFFTDPILMEQSSCKLKDPPQDHLPTNLPSVLLVDDDESDIKLFMHYLSDEAYQLEMVKNGEDAISLAQHKEIDLILLDMLLPGMDGFEVCKRLKEMKETRNIQIIAVTSLCDIESKIKGIELGADDFLVKPVDRQELMARINALIKKKAYLDELCGRFQTVLNAAINDKLTNLYNHTYFKHVLDIEIKRSLRQKHPVTLMLIDIDNFKLYNDTLGHLAGDELLKQIAQLFKDHIREVDLAARYGGDEFAIIMPYVGSKEAAIIAERIRQAVWEMAFSHKSLLLPDKLSISIGIAFSPFDATTMEELIEIADRELYNAKNSGKDQVSIFNHS, encoded by the coding sequence ATGGGAAAAGCAGATATTCTTGTTATTGAAGACAATGAAATGAATTTGAAGCTTATAAGAAGCGTTCTTGAGCTTGCTGATTATGATGTGCTATCTGCTTCTGATGCCGAGGGTGGAATCCAGTTGGCCCGCAAGCAGCACCCATCCCTCATATTGATGGATATTCAGCTTCCTGATATGGATGGATTGAGCGCCACCCGTGTTATCAAGCAGGATCCTGAATTACAAGATATACCCATATTAGCATTAACTGCTCATGCAATGGAGGGAGATGATGTCAAGGCCTTAGAATCTGGTTGTGTAGGCTATCTAACCAAGCCAATAGATACACGAACCTTTCCTGATAAAATTGAGAAATATATTCAAAAGGATAACAGCAAGGAACAACGTAAGGAGAGCGCAAATAATTATAGGAAAAGGATTTTAATCGTGGATGATGATCCGATTAACCTCAAACTATTGGCTGCTATGCTGCCTGCAGACAAATATGAAATAATCAAGGCTAATAATGGTGAAGAGGCCCTTGAGAAGGTTTACGAAGAATGTCCTGACTTGATTCTGCTGGACATCATGATGCCTGGAATAGATGGATATGAGGTTATTAGAAGATTGAAAAAAAATTCCAAGACCATGTATATCCCAGTCATTCTTGTCACTGCCCTGGGAGGTGCAGAGGATAAGGCTAAGGGTTTAGAGGTGGGAGCTGATGAATTTCTCAATAAACCTGTGAATACAGCAGAACTTCAGACAAGGGTTAACTCTCTGCTTCTTCTAAAGGAATATCAGGAACAACTGTCATCCCGTACTCAATCAGAACAATTCTTTACGGACCCTATTCTTATGGAACAATCAAGCTGCAAGTTGAAAGATCCGCCACAGGATCATCTACCTACAAATCTTCCATCCGTTCTTCTGGTTGATGATGATGAGAGTGATATAAAGTTATTCATGCACTATCTATCTGATGAAGCCTACCAATTGGAGATGGTTAAAAATGGAGAAGACGCTATATCGCTTGCGCAGCATAAAGAGATAGATCTCATCCTGCTTGATATGCTATTGCCGGGCATGGATGGATTTGAGGTATGCAAGCGCTTGAAAGAGATGAAGGAGACAAGGAATATTCAGATAATCGCTGTTACAAGCTTATGCGATATAGAGAGTAAAATCAAGGGTATTGAACTTGGGGCTGACGATTTTTTGGTTAAACCAGTGGATAGACAGGAACTCATGGCTCGGATAAATGCCTTAATCAAGAAGAAGGCTTATCTGGATGAGCTGTGCGGCAGGTTCCAAACTGTTTTAAACGCGGCCATCAATGATAAATTGACAAACCTATACAATCATACCTATTTTAAACATGTACTGGATATAGAGATAAAAAGGTCTCTACGCCAAAAGCACCCTGTAACGCTGATGTTGATCGATATTGACAATTTTAAACTATATAACGACACACTTGGACATCTTGCTGGTGATGAATTGCTAAAACAAATAGCGCAGCTATTTAAAGATCACATTCGAGAAGTAGACCTGGCAGCCCGTTACGGAGGTGATGAATTTGCTATTATAATGCCCTATGTTGGTAGTAAAGAAGCAGCAATCATTGCTGAAAGGATTCGACAGGCAGTCTGGGAGATGGCTTTTTCGCATAAATCACTCTTATTGCCAGATAAGTTATCTATCAGCATTGGTATAGCATTTTCACCATTTGATGCTACAACAATGGAAGAGTTAATTGAGATAGCTGATAGGGAACTTTATAATGCCAAAAATAGTGGTAAAGATCAGGTATCGATCTTCAACCACTCATGA